One window of candidate division KSB1 bacterium genomic DNA carries:
- a CDS encoding S8 family serine peptidase translates to MRPLLFLIAILVLNSLLFAGGLSAGLIAWYAAHGESERAPVIICLIDRINAGTEIGVMARAGVPLNQVHERLLDQLKNRAATAQPPVRKSLEILETTAMARNIRTFWIGNMFAAELTRTGAELIANMAEVAEVGLDEDITLIPRVASQDATPLSNNVELNLRAVGATESWSRGWTGHGRLLCIMGEAFAKPNAALDGNRQTKFAPPNTALFDPLGLRTDQYCGDLSVRALSVMCGVDPALHDTLGVAPAAHWIGADLFVCGKSRFSTLLKSYEWAVDPDGNSQTMSDVPDAILNAWQLDAPCLGGLPALAATAFANVEALGPLLVFAANNSDNQLATMNGPAALEGFLAVGSVDARGMRPEHDPASAHGPSGCDGRVIKPELVAPGRDVRTASRDVPAGYARTSGSIIAAAHVAAAAALLREANPGLSVFDMKRALLLGATDAGTPGPDNSFGNGMLNIPGALDLATQNSNTGFLQGAVRYGGEPVEGARVRLSGSFGDVYATTNSGGAFRFDHIIADQPYTIRVGRFGFLNYEYPEPVTVPARGGIDLIVNMTRGFYDDVEEDQGWLLGDPEDNATGGEWTRALPVGSKANGAYVQPSYANSGKLCFVTANANAESAEPGSADVDGGSTSLRSPRFSLIELAEPELNFSYWYSNDKGPSRGDFFRVQISNDGGLKWVNLVNTASSTVGWKQTTIQLADFVVSTNNMVLRFVAEDAAPASLVEAAIDDITIIGAPTVPEPPRDLMIDVQFDQVVLAWRPSADAGSYKIYLSGTPDDIITPEHYLTGTTDTTVTIPMTSIPYDQFYFQVTAVR, encoded by the coding sequence ATGCGTCCCCTACTCTTCCTGATCGCTATTCTTGTGCTTAACTCTCTCCTGTTCGCCGGTGGACTGTCCGCCGGACTCATCGCGTGGTACGCCGCGCACGGCGAGTCCGAGCGCGCCCCCGTCATCATTTGTCTGATTGACCGCATCAATGCCGGCACGGAAATCGGCGTCATGGCTCGCGCCGGTGTGCCGCTGAATCAGGTGCACGAACGCTTGCTCGATCAACTGAAAAACCGCGCCGCCACCGCGCAGCCGCCGGTACGCAAGTCCCTCGAGATCCTCGAAACCACGGCCATGGCCCGCAACATCCGAACGTTCTGGATCGGCAACATGTTCGCCGCCGAACTGACCAGGACCGGAGCCGAGCTGATTGCCAACATGGCCGAAGTCGCGGAAGTCGGACTCGATGAAGATATCACGCTCATCCCGCGCGTCGCGTCGCAGGACGCGACACCACTCTCCAACAACGTCGAACTGAACTTGCGCGCCGTCGGCGCAACCGAGAGTTGGAGTCGCGGCTGGACCGGCCACGGCCGACTGCTCTGCATCATGGGCGAAGCATTTGCCAAACCGAATGCCGCGCTCGACGGCAACCGGCAGACCAAGTTCGCCCCGCCAAATACCGCGCTGTTCGATCCGCTCGGCTTGCGCACCGATCAGTATTGCGGTGACCTCTCCGTGCGCGCCCTCAGTGTCATGTGCGGCGTCGATCCCGCGCTGCACGACACGCTCGGCGTCGCTCCCGCCGCGCACTGGATCGGCGCCGATCTGTTCGTCTGCGGAAAATCGCGCTTCTCCACGCTGCTCAAATCGTACGAGTGGGCCGTCGATCCGGACGGCAACAGCCAGACGATGAGCGACGTGCCCGATGCCATTCTCAATGCCTGGCAGCTCGACGCCCCGTGCCTCGGCGGACTGCCGGCGCTGGCCGCGACCGCCTTCGCCAATGTCGAAGCGCTCGGCCCGCTGCTCGTCTTCGCCGCGAACAACAGCGACAATCAACTCGCGACGATGAACGGCCCGGCCGCGCTCGAAGGATTCCTCGCCGTCGGCAGCGTGGACGCGCGCGGCATGCGGCCCGAACATGATCCCGCCAGCGCGCACGGTCCGTCCGGTTGCGATGGTCGCGTCATCAAACCCGAGCTCGTCGCGCCCGGTCGCGATGTGCGCACCGCCAGCCGCGATGTTCCGGCGGGTTACGCGCGCACCAGCGGTTCGATCATCGCCGCCGCGCATGTCGCCGCAGCCGCCGCGCTGCTCCGCGAAGCCAACCCCGGGCTCTCCGTATTCGATATGAAGCGCGCGCTGCTGCTCGGCGCCACCGATGCCGGCACGCCCGGACCCGACAACTCGTTCGGCAACGGCATGCTCAACATCCCCGGCGCGCTCGATTTGGCAACCCAGAATTCCAACACCGGATTCCTGCAGGGCGCCGTCCGCTATGGCGGCGAACCCGTCGAGGGCGCCCGCGTGCGACTCAGCGGGTCGTTCGGCGACGTCTATGCGACCACGAACAGCGGCGGCGCGTTCCGCTTCGATCATATCATCGCCGATCAACCGTACACGATTCGCGTCGGGCGGTTCGGCTTCCTGAACTACGAATATCCCGAGCCCGTGACCGTTCCGGCCCGCGGCGGTATCGACCTGATCGTCAATATGACCCGCGGCTTCTATGATGATGTGGAAGAGGATCAGGGTTGGCTGCTGGGCGATCCCGAAGACAATGCCACCGGCGGCGAGTGGACGCGCGCGCTGCCCGTCGGCTCCAAGGCCAACGGCGCGTACGTCCAGCCGTCCTATGCCAACAGCGGCAAGCTCTGCTTCGTCACGGCGAATGCCAATGCGGAGTCCGCCGAACCCGGCAGCGCCGACGTGGACGGCGGCAGCACCTCGCTGCGCTCGCCGCGCTTCAGTTTGATCGAACTCGCGGAACCGGAATTGAATTTCTCCTATTGGTACTCCAATGACAAGGGACCGAGTCGCGGCGATTTCTTCCGCGTGCAAATCTCCAATGATGGCGGTCTCAAATGGGTGAACCTCGTCAACACCGCGAGCAGCACGGTCGGCTGGAAGCAGACCACGATTCAGCTCGCGGACTTTGTCGTCTCCACCAACAACATGGTCCTGCGCTTCGTTGCCGAGGATGCCGCGCCCGCGTCGCTCGTCGAGGCGGCAATCGATGACATCACGATCATCGGCGCGCCCACCGTACCCGAACCGCCGCGTGACCTGATGATCGACGTGCAATTCGATCAGGTCGTGCTCGCGTGGCGACCCTCCGCTGATGCCGGTTCGTACAAGATCTATCTGTCCGGCACACCCGACGACATCATCACCCCCGAGCATTACCTCACCGGCACCACGGACACAACGGTCACGATTCCCATGACCTCGATCCCGTACGACCAATTCTACTTCCAAGTCACGGCCGTGCGGTAA
- a CDS encoding rhomboid family intramembrane serine protease, producing MTKLRDNIRQSLRDSSVLRFMPGMGWTEVVRVLIITNVAVFALQEILQIQDTLALNFGLVPRLFFAGKIWQVFTYMFLHGGIGHIFFNMLALWMFGSMLEREWGSREFAKYYLLTGLGGGLCYALFNIGSPIPTVGASGAIYGLLAAYAIIFPDNIIYVWFVIPLKAKWFALIFGAVEFFSSFNTGSGVAHLAHLGGMVIGYLYLKRAKFMPSVFKSRHEREHDTIRKRWQEEHRLDEIRREVDDLLEKVSRVGFDGLTRSEQKRLERASAILREKERLD from the coding sequence ATGACAAAACTCCGCGACAACATCCGCCAATCTCTCCGCGATTCGTCCGTCCTGCGGTTCATGCCCGGCATGGGCTGGACCGAAGTCGTGCGCGTCCTCATCATCACCAATGTCGCCGTCTTCGCCCTGCAGGAAATCCTGCAAATTCAGGACACGCTGGCGCTGAACTTCGGCCTGGTCCCCCGCCTGTTCTTCGCCGGGAAGATCTGGCAGGTCTTCACCTACATGTTCCTGCACGGCGGCATCGGACATATCTTCTTCAACATGCTCGCGCTCTGGATGTTCGGCTCCATGCTCGAACGCGAATGGGGCTCCCGCGAATTCGCCAAATACTACCTGCTCACCGGACTCGGCGGCGGCTTGTGCTACGCCCTGTTCAACATCGGCTCTCCGATCCCCACTGTCGGCGCCTCCGGCGCCATCTACGGGTTGCTCGCCGCCTATGCGATCATCTTCCCCGACAACATCATCTATGTCTGGTTCGTGATCCCGCTCAAAGCCAAGTGGTTCGCCCTGATCTTCGGCGCCGTCGAATTCTTCTCCAGCTTCAACACCGGCAGCGGCGTCGCGCATCTCGCGCATCTCGGCGGGATGGTTATCGGTTACCTCTATCTCAAACGCGCCAAGTTCATGCCGTCCGTCTTCAAAAGCCGACATGAACGCGAGCACGATACCATCCGCAAACGCTGGCAGGAAGAACACCGGCTCGATGAAATCCGCCGCGAAGTCGATGACCTGCTCGAAAAAGTCAGCCGCGTCGGCTTCGACGGACTCACCCGCTCCGAACAAAAACGACTCGAACGAGCCAGCGCCATCCTCCGCGAAAAAGAACGCCTCGATTAG